One region of Bacillus zhangzhouensis genomic DNA includes:
- a CDS encoding 2-hydroxycarboxylate transporter family protein: MANAQKLKSITVDSDNNKSVFRKIMSWKIGVIDLPVYLVLAAIILTAAYFNKIPANMLGGFAVIMILGIFLGDVGQRIPILKDIGGPAILSLFVPSFLVFFNVLNPNSLEAVTSLMKTSNFLYFYISALVVGSILGMQRTVLVQGLIRMFVPLVAGTIAAVSAGILVGLLVGYTPHHSFFFIIVPIIAGGVGEGILPLSIGYSQILGVSAESLISQLIPAAVIGNVIAIICAGAMKKLGEKRPELNGNGRLVKSKEANEIFEQPDMDAKVDFGLMGAGVLVACTTFIFGGFLESFVHIPGPILMIVLAALIKYLNVMPQHLQTGSQQFYKFVSRSFTWPLMVGLGILYIPLDDVATVISVPFVCVCIAVVLAMVGSGYFVGKLMNMYPVESAIVTGCHSGLGGTGDVAILSASGRMGLMPFAQVSTRLGGAATVICATILLRLFS, encoded by the coding sequence GTGGCTAATGCACAAAAATTGAAATCGATTACAGTCGATTCTGACAATAATAAAAGCGTTTTCCGTAAGATCATGTCTTGGAAAATTGGTGTTATTGATCTACCTGTGTATTTAGTACTTGCAGCGATTATTTTAACTGCCGCTTATTTTAATAAAATTCCAGCAAATATGCTTGGTGGTTTCGCTGTTATTATGATTTTAGGAATTTTCCTTGGAGATGTAGGACAACGTATACCCATCTTAAAAGATATTGGTGGACCGGCGATTCTTTCTTTATTCGTACCATCGTTCCTGGTCTTTTTTAATGTTCTGAATCCGAACTCATTGGAAGCGGTTACGTCTCTTATGAAAACGTCAAACTTCCTTTACTTCTATATTTCTGCTCTTGTAGTAGGCAGTATTCTTGGGATGCAGCGAACTGTTTTAGTACAAGGTCTTATTCGTATGTTTGTTCCTCTAGTTGCAGGGACAATTGCAGCTGTGAGTGCTGGAATCCTTGTTGGCCTTTTAGTTGGCTACACACCGCATCATTCATTCTTCTTTATTATTGTACCGATTATTGCCGGTGGTGTTGGAGAAGGGATTTTGCCATTATCTATAGGTTATTCACAAATTCTTGGTGTATCAGCAGAGTCATTAATTTCTCAATTAATTCCTGCGGCTGTCATTGGGAACGTCATTGCCATTATCTGTGCTGGCGCAATGAAGAAGCTTGGTGAGAAACGTCCTGAACTGAACGGGAATGGCCGTCTTGTGAAATCTAAAGAAGCAAATGAAATTTTTGAGCAGCCAGATATGGATGCAAAAGTTGATTTCGGGTTAATGGGTGCTGGTGTACTCGTTGCTTGTACAACCTTCATCTTTGGAGGTTTTTTAGAAAGCTTTGTTCATATTCCAGGTCCAATCTTAATGATTGTTCTTGCTGCTTTAATCAAATATTTAAACGTGATGCCTCAGCATCTTCAAACCGGCTCACAGCAGTTCTACAAGTTTGTATCAAGAAGCTTTACATGGCCGCTAATGGTTGGTCTTGGTATTCTATACATTCCACTTGATGATGTAGCAACTGTCATCTCAGTTCCATTCGTATGCGTATGTATCGCTGTTGTCCTTGCAATGGTTGGTTCTGGTTACTTCGTTGGAAAACTAATGAACATGTATCCAGTAGAATCGGCTATTGTCACTGGCTGTCACAGCGGACTTGGCGGTACTGGTGATGTTGCGATTCTTTCAGCTTCTGGAAGAATGGGTCTTATGCCTTTCGCACAAGTATCTACACGACTTGGCGGAGCAGCAACTGTCATCTGTGCAACGATCTTACTCAGACTGTTTAGTTAA
- a CDS encoding Na(+)/H(+) antiporter subunit C, giving the protein MEFLMSIIVGIIFMAATYLMLSKSLLRVIVGTAVLSHGVHLLLLTMGGLKKGAPPILKEGLTSYVDPLPQALILTAIVIAFGVTSLLLVMAFRAFQELRTDDMDQMRGNDQHE; this is encoded by the coding sequence ATGGAATTTCTAATGTCTATTATCGTCGGAATTATTTTTATGGCAGCGACCTATTTGATGCTGTCAAAGAGCCTTCTGCGGGTCATCGTCGGGACTGCAGTTTTGAGTCACGGCGTCCACTTGCTTCTTTTAACAATGGGCGGCTTAAAAAAGGGAGCACCCCCAATTCTAAAAGAAGGGCTCACATCCTATGTAGATCCATTGCCACAAGCATTAATTTTAACAGCCATTGTCATTGCTTTTGGTGTGACATCCTTATTACTTGTCATGGCCTTCCGTGCCTTCCAAGAGCTGAGAACAGATGACATGGATCAGATGAGAGGAAATGATCAGCATGAATAA
- a CDS encoding Na(+)/H(+) antiporter subunit B: MRKIDTNDMLLQVTTKITAFIILLFSFHLFLAGHNNPGGGFIGGLMSASAVVLLLLAYDLKTVRHILPFDFIYVTGAGLLVAILTGMGSFLFGAPFLSHAFGYFQLPFLGKTELATAVLFDIGVYLVVVGVTMTIIQMIGEKE; this comes from the coding sequence ATGAGAAAGATTGATACGAATGATATGCTTTTGCAAGTCACAACAAAAATCACAGCATTCATCATCTTGCTTTTCTCCTTTCACCTATTTCTTGCGGGACATAACAATCCTGGCGGCGGGTTCATTGGCGGCTTGATGAGTGCTTCGGCTGTTGTTCTTTTGCTTTTAGCCTATGATCTTAAAACAGTAAGACACATTTTGCCATTTGACTTTATTTATGTAACTGGAGCCGGTTTGCTCGTTGCGATCCTGACAGGTATGGGCTCCTTTCTATTCGGTGCACCTTTTCTATCACATGCATTTGGTTATTTCCAATTACCATTTTTAGGTAAAACAGAGCTAGCGACAGCCGTCCTGTTTGATATCGGTGTGTATTTGGTCGTTGTCGGTGTCACCATGACCATTATTCAAATGATTGGAGAGAAGGAATAA
- a CDS encoding Na+/H+ antiporter subunit D, with amino-acid sequence MNNLVILPIFIPLLAATLLIFMNKNIMLSRVFSVLASLSAIICNAYLVQTIFTNGIQTLYLGGWKAPFGIALVADQFAALLVLTASVVGLVTVLFSFQTIGKERERLFYYSGVQFLLAGVSGAFLTGDIFNLFVFFELLLMASYMLIVLGGSKPQLRESLKYIVFNIISSALFIVGVACLYAVTGTLNMADLSVKIAESGQTGLITVISILFLIVFGLKAGIFPLYFWLPGSYHAPPAAISALFGALLTKVGLYAIARVFTLIFIHDTGFTHTLMAWLAALTVIFGVIGSIAYSDVQKIVIYNIVTAVGVILFGIAANTPASLQGAIYYLIHDMVIKGALFMLAGALFVYAGTNQLKKMGGLLQSQPLLGWMFFISALSLAGIPPLSGFVGKLKIVEGGFSAGHMTFSILVLLSSLLVLYSIMKIFMSAFWGEEQDMRRRKPSIKGMVYPGVLLVVLSIAIGLGTEFIAPYINQAAEMLSTPEKYIQAVLKE; translated from the coding sequence ATGAATAATCTCGTGATCCTGCCTATTTTCATTCCATTACTAGCTGCTACATTATTAATCTTTATGAATAAAAACATTATGCTGTCAAGAGTTTTTAGTGTTCTGGCATCTCTTTCAGCCATTATATGTAATGCATATTTGGTTCAAACGATCTTCACAAATGGAATACAAACCCTTTATTTGGGCGGCTGGAAAGCGCCATTTGGGATCGCCCTTGTCGCCGATCAATTTGCAGCACTCCTTGTACTGACCGCTTCCGTTGTCGGGCTTGTGACAGTCCTCTTCTCTTTTCAAACGATTGGGAAAGAAAGAGAGCGGCTCTTCTATTATTCTGGCGTGCAGTTTTTGTTAGCTGGCGTGAGCGGAGCCTTTTTAACGGGAGATATTTTCAACCTGTTTGTATTCTTTGAATTACTGCTGATGGCATCTTATATGCTCATTGTATTAGGTGGATCAAAGCCCCAGCTTCGTGAATCACTCAAATATATTGTGTTTAATATCATCTCGTCGGCATTATTTATTGTCGGAGTCGCCTGTTTATATGCAGTGACGGGTACGCTCAATATGGCTGATTTAAGTGTGAAAATAGCTGAATCAGGGCAAACAGGGTTAATCACTGTTATTTCCATCCTGTTCCTCATTGTATTCGGCTTAAAAGCTGGGATCTTCCCGCTTTATTTCTGGCTGCCAGGATCGTATCACGCACCGCCGGCAGCGATTTCAGCTCTATTTGGTGCTTTGCTCACAAAGGTTGGCTTATATGCGATTGCCAGAGTCTTTACATTAATTTTTATACATGATACAGGCTTCACCCATACACTCATGGCGTGGCTTGCCGCACTGACGGTGATCTTCGGTGTGATAGGCTCGATCGCCTATTCTGATGTGCAAAAGATCGTGATTTATAACATTGTCACAGCTGTTGGGGTCATTTTGTTTGGAATTGCAGCCAACACACCTGCATCACTCCAAGGAGCCATTTATTATCTCATTCACGACATGGTGATCAAAGGGGCTTTATTTATGCTGGCTGGTGCCCTCTTTGTGTACGCTGGTACAAACCAACTGAAAAAAATGGGAGGACTGCTGCAATCCCAGCCTCTATTAGGGTGGATGTTTTTTATATCGGCTTTATCGCTTGCAGGAATTCCGCCGCTGAGTGGTTTTGTTGGAAAACTAAAAATTGTGGAAGGTGGATTTTCTGCTGGACACATGACGTTTTCTATCCTGGTCTTACTGTCCAGTCTCCTTGTCCTCTACTCTATTATGAAGATTTTCATGTCCGCATTTTGGGGCGAGGAACAGGATATGCGAAGAAGAAAGCCGTCAATTAAAGGAATGGTGTACCCTGGCGTACTGCTTGTCGTCTTATCGATTGCCATTGGTTTAGGGACAGAGTTCATAGCCCCTTATATCAATCAAGCAGCGGAAATGCTCTCTACACCAGAAAAATATATTCAAGCTGTGCTGAAGGAGTAG
- a CDS encoding Na+/H+ antiporter subunit A: protein MQLIHFAILSPFILAFVVPFLFKYVRRIHTGWFVLILPILLFTYFIQMLHITSNGRTLFSQAEWIPSLGMNFTVYVDGLSLLFALLITGISALVVLYSIFYLSKEKEQLGSFYTYLLMFMTAMLGVVLTDNMVVLYLFWELTSISSFLLIGYWYKRERSRYGATKSLLITVFGGLAMLGGFILIYLITDSFSIREAVNQLQLIMASPYFIPAMILILLGAFTKSAQFPFYIWLPDAMEAPTPVSSYLHSATMVKAGIYLVARFSPIFAISEVWFWTISIVGLVTLFWGSFHAVRQNDLKAILAYSTVSQLGMIMLMLGVGAAAIHENNPAFFGTAVLAAIFHLINHATFKGSLFMAAGIIDHETGTRDIRKLGGLMAIMPITFTITLIGTFSMAGLPPFNGFLSKELFFTSMIRISDISFTDVSTWGAIFPALAWLASVFTFIYSMMLLLKTFRGRLNIDQLEKKPHEAPIGMLIPPIILAALVVTFFFFPNILAYSVIEPAIAAIIPEAIETGNRFSVKIEAWHGFQPELYMTIGVVVLGTIGYLTLSKWRPMYSIFKEKWSFNALYDRSLIGLEKGSYRLTSSYMTGFLRDYLVYVFGFMIIVIGGVMFYQQAFSFQTDQAASIGTYEMILSLVMVAATLATVFARSRLTAIIALGVMGYTLSLFFVIFRAPDLALTQLIIETISVALFLLCFYHLPKLSLKQKTRRFKINNFIISLGVGVVVTCLAFASTSQQSLDTISTYFIENSYKLAGGDNIVNVILVDFRGFDTLFEITVLAIAALGIYGLLKTQAKRKRGVRR from the coding sequence TTGCAGCTTATTCACTTCGCCATCCTATCACCTTTTATACTCGCTTTTGTTGTACCTTTCCTTTTCAAATATGTAAGGCGTATACATACAGGATGGTTTGTTCTCATCTTGCCAATTCTTTTATTTACCTATTTTATCCAAATGCTACACATCACTTCGAATGGACGAACGCTTTTCTCACAGGCTGAATGGATTCCATCGTTAGGGATGAATTTCACTGTGTATGTCGATGGACTCAGCCTGTTATTTGCTTTATTAATTACAGGTATCAGCGCACTTGTGGTGCTGTACAGTATTTTCTACTTATCAAAGGAAAAAGAACAGCTTGGCTCTTTCTACACGTATTTGCTCATGTTTATGACCGCCATGCTGGGTGTCGTTCTTACTGACAATATGGTGGTTTTATACTTGTTTTGGGAATTAACGAGTATCTCTTCCTTCCTCTTAATTGGTTATTGGTATAAGAGGGAGCGCTCTAGGTATGGAGCAACGAAATCACTTCTTATTACTGTTTTTGGCGGATTAGCTATGCTTGGTGGCTTCATCCTCATTTATCTGATTACTGATTCATTCAGTATTCGTGAAGCAGTCAATCAGCTTCAGCTCATTATGGCATCACCTTACTTTATCCCTGCCATGATCCTAATCTTACTAGGTGCCTTTACGAAATCAGCGCAGTTCCCATTCTATATCTGGCTGCCTGATGCAATGGAAGCACCGACCCCTGTGAGCAGTTATCTGCATTCTGCTACGATGGTGAAAGCCGGTATTTATCTTGTTGCCCGCTTCAGTCCAATCTTTGCTATATCAGAGGTATGGTTCTGGACCATTTCCATCGTTGGACTTGTCACATTATTCTGGGGATCATTTCACGCCGTCCGGCAAAACGATTTGAAAGCCATTCTGGCCTATTCGACAGTGAGTCAGCTCGGCATGATTATGCTTATGCTCGGCGTCGGCGCAGCTGCAATTCATGAAAACAACCCTGCCTTTTTTGGCACAGCCGTTCTTGCAGCTATATTTCACCTTATTAACCATGCTACGTTTAAAGGCAGTCTCTTTATGGCAGCTGGTATTATCGATCATGAAACAGGGACTCGTGACATTCGGAAATTAGGCGGATTAATGGCGATCATGCCGATTACCTTCACAATTACGTTAATCGGTACATTTTCAATGGCCGGATTACCGCCATTTAACGGTTTCTTAAGTAAAGAGCTATTTTTCACAAGTATGATACGCATTTCTGACATCAGCTTTACGGACGTTTCAACATGGGGTGCTATCTTCCCAGCACTCGCTTGGCTCGCTAGTGTCTTTACGTTCATTTATAGTATGATGCTCCTCTTGAAAACTTTTAGAGGTCGTCTGAATATAGACCAATTGGAGAAAAAACCGCATGAAGCACCGATCGGCATGCTCATTCCGCCAATCATTCTAGCTGCACTTGTGGTCACCTTCTTCTTTTTCCCTAATATTCTTGCCTATTCTGTCATCGAACCCGCAATTGCGGCGATCATTCCTGAAGCGATTGAAACAGGAAACCGATTTTCTGTGAAAATTGAAGCATGGCATGGCTTCCAGCCAGAGCTCTATATGACAATAGGTGTTGTTGTACTTGGCACAATCGGCTACTTGACGCTCTCAAAATGGCGTCCAATGTACAGTATCTTTAAGGAAAAATGGTCATTTAACGCTTTATACGACCGCTCTCTTATCGGTTTGGAAAAAGGTTCATATCGCCTGACAAGCAGTTATATGACTGGTTTTCTTCGTGACTATCTTGTCTATGTGTTTGGGTTCATGATAATCGTCATTGGCGGTGTGATGTTTTATCAGCAGGCCTTTTCATTTCAAACAGATCAGGCAGCCTCAATTGGCACATATGAGATGATTCTTTCACTTGTAATGGTGGCGGCGACGCTTGCGACTGTATTCGCAAGATCACGATTAACAGCTATTATTGCTCTAGGTGTCATGGGCTACACGCTTTCATTATTCTTCGTGATTTTCAGAGCACCTGACCTTGCGCTGACGCAGCTGATTATTGAAACAATTTCTGTCGCATTGTTTTTGCTTTGCTTCTATCATTTGCCGAAGCTGAGCTTAAAGCAAAAAACGAGAAGATTCAAAATAAACAATTTCATCATTTCATTAGGTGTCGGGGTTGTTGTCACTTGTCTGGCTTTCGCTTCCACAAGTCAGCAGTCACTTGACACCATCTCAACTTACTTTATTGAAAACAGCTACAAACTTGCTGGCGGTGACAATATAGTCAATGTCATTCTTGTAGATTTCAGGGGCTTTGATACCCTCTTTGAAATTACCGTGCTCGCCATTGCGGCACTTGGTATTTATGGGTTATTAAAAACACAAGCCAAACGGAAGAGAGGTGTGCGGCGATGA
- a CDS encoding ABC transporter ATP-binding protein encodes MDYVIEMLNIRKEFPGIVANDNITLQLKKGEIHALLGENGAGKSTLMNVLFGLYQPEKGEIKVHGKPVTISNPNDASDLGIGMVHQHFMLVDTFTVAENIILGKEPKKFGKIDKEQAIQQVQELSDRYGLKIDPAAKVSDISVGMQQRAEILKTLYRGADILIFDEPTAVLTPQEIKELIQIMKNLVNEGKSIILITHKLKEIMDACHRVTIIRKGQGIRTLDVESTNKDELASLMVGREVSFKTDKKAASPAEEVLKIQDLTVKDARGIEAVKQLNLSVKAGEIVGIAGVDGNGQSELIEAITGLKKSESGTIMLNGKAIQNLPPRKVTESGIGHIPQDRHKHGLVLDFSIGENISLQTYYQRPYSKFGLLNMKNIYQKAKQIIAEYDVRTPSEYTEARALSGGNQQKAIIGREVDRNPDLLIAAQPTRGLDVGAIEFVHKRLIEQRDSGKAVLLISFELDEIINVSDKIAVIFEGSIVAIVDPKETTEQELGLLMAGSTQQEVGKEANV; translated from the coding sequence GTGGATTATGTCATTGAAATGTTGAATATACGCAAAGAATTCCCTGGCATTGTAGCAAACGACAACATTACGCTGCAGCTAAAAAAGGGCGAAATTCATGCATTGCTTGGTGAAAACGGCGCTGGAAAATCAACGCTCATGAACGTGCTTTTCGGACTGTACCAGCCTGAAAAAGGTGAAATTAAGGTACACGGAAAACCTGTGACCATCTCTAATCCAAATGATGCTAGTGATTTAGGCATCGGAATGGTGCATCAGCACTTTATGCTTGTCGATACCTTCACTGTCGCTGAAAACATCATTTTAGGTAAAGAGCCAAAGAAGTTTGGAAAGATTGACAAAGAACAAGCCATACAGCAAGTACAAGAGCTTTCTGACCGCTATGGTTTGAAAATAGATCCTGCCGCAAAAGTATCTGACATCTCTGTCGGTATGCAGCAGCGTGCAGAAATCTTAAAAACACTTTACCGCGGCGCTGACATTTTGATCTTCGACGAACCAACGGCCGTTTTAACACCTCAAGAAATCAAAGAACTTATACAAATTATGAAAAACTTAGTCAATGAAGGTAAATCCATTATTTTAATCACCCATAAGCTGAAAGAAATTATGGATGCCTGTCATCGCGTGACCATTATCAGAAAAGGCCAAGGCATTCGTACACTTGATGTGGAAAGTACAAATAAAGACGAACTTGCAAGTCTCATGGTTGGCCGTGAAGTGTCATTTAAAACAGACAAAAAAGCGGCTTCTCCTGCTGAGGAAGTTCTTAAAATTCAAGACCTCACAGTAAAAGATGCCAGGGGAATTGAAGCGGTCAAACAGTTGAACCTCTCAGTGAAGGCTGGCGAAATTGTCGGAATTGCTGGGGTAGATGGCAATGGCCAGTCTGAATTAATTGAAGCCATTACCGGTCTAAAAAAATCAGAATCTGGCACGATCATGCTAAACGGGAAAGCCATTCAAAATCTCCCGCCTCGTAAAGTGACCGAATCTGGGATTGGACATATTCCTCAGGACCGTCATAAACATGGACTTGTACTCGATTTTTCAATTGGAGAAAACATTTCCTTACAAACGTATTATCAGCGTCCTTATTCAAAATTCGGCTTATTGAATATGAAAAATATTTATCAAAAAGCAAAACAAATCATTGCGGAATATGACGTCAGAACACCGAGTGAATATACCGAAGCGCGCGCTCTGTCAGGCGGTAACCAGCAAAAAGCCATTATCGGCCGTGAAGTTGACCGCAATCCTGATTTATTAATTGCTGCTCAGCCGACACGAGGACTTGATGTTGGTGCGATTGAATTTGTTCATAAGCGCCTTATTGAGCAAAGGGACTCAGGCAAAGCCGTTTTGCTCATCTCCTTTGAGCTTGATGAAATTATCAATGTCAGTGATAAGATCGCTGTCATTTTCGAAGGCAGCATTGTGGCCATTGTTGATCCAAAAGAAACAACAGAGCAAGAGCTCGGTCTATTAATGGCTGGAAGTACGCAACAGGAAGTGGGGAAAGAAGCAAATGTCTAA
- a CDS encoding Na(+)/H(+) antiporter subunit F1, whose translation MELILQISLGILALSTLLFVIRVIKGPSIPDRVSALDAIGINLIGMTAIVSILLKTTAFFEIILLLGILAFIGTTAFSKFLEKGEVIENDRHR comes from the coding sequence ATGGAACTCATTTTGCAAATCTCACTTGGCATTCTTGCGCTGTCTACCTTGCTTTTTGTGATCCGAGTGATCAAAGGTCCCTCTATTCCTGATCGTGTGAGTGCGCTTGATGCGATAGGAATCAATTTAATTGGGATGACAGCCATCGTTTCAATTTTACTGAAAACCACTGCATTCTTTGAGATTATTTTACTGCTCGGCATCCTTGCCTTTATCGGTACTACCGCTTTTTCCAAATTCCTTGAGAAAGGGGAAGTGATTGAAAATGATCGTCATCGCTAA
- a CDS encoding Na+/H+ antiporter subunit E, which produces MAFQILLNALLAFTWMFMNDTYRAADFVSGFALGMITIFMLRRFFPQRFYGYALYAIFKLIIIFIRELLLANLSVLKTVLSPKLTIKPGIFAFRTDLKTDWEITILANMITLTPGTLVIDISDDRSILYIHAMDIEDAEKAIHDIRVSFEKAIQEVSGK; this is translated from the coding sequence ATGGCCTTTCAAATATTATTAAACGCTCTCCTCGCCTTTACATGGATGTTTATGAATGATACATACAGAGCCGCAGACTTTGTATCAGGTTTTGCATTAGGGATGATCACCATTTTTATGCTTCGTCGATTTTTCCCGCAGCGTTTTTACGGCTATGCCCTTTATGCGATTTTCAAGCTGATCATCATTTTTATTCGCGAGCTGCTTCTTGCCAATTTAAGTGTATTAAAGACCGTATTATCTCCAAAGCTCACGATTAAGCCCGGCATTTTCGCCTTTCGTACGGACTTGAAAACAGATTGGGAAATCACCATATTGGCAAATATGATTACATTGACACCAGGTACACTAGTGATTGATATTTCCGATGATCGTTCAATTTTATACATTCATGCGATGGATATTGAAGATGCTGAAAAAGCCATTCACGATATCCGGGTTTCATTTGAAAAAGCGATTCAGGAGGTGAGCGGTAAGTAA
- a CDS encoding ABC transporter permease, which produces MGFLQILEIIVPATLVYAAPLILTALGGVFSERSGVVNIGLEGLMVVGAFSSIIFNLFFADTFGALTPWLGLLVGMAVGGLFSLIHAVATITFRADQTVSGVAINMLALGVSLFVVKLIYGKAQTDKITEPFYKGDIPLLSDIPIIGDIFFQDVYYTSILAIALAVVAWFVLFKMPFGLRLRAVGEHPMAADTMGIKVYRMRYIAVFISGLFGGLGGSVYASTIALDFSHATITGQGFIALAALVFGKWHPFGAMGAALFFGFAQSLSIIGSLLPLFQDIPNVYMLIAPYVLTILALTGFIGRAEAPKALGTPYLKGKR; this is translated from the coding sequence GTGGGATTTCTGCAAATACTTGAAATCATCGTCCCAGCTACACTTGTTTATGCTGCACCACTTATTTTAACCGCTCTTGGAGGCGTCTTTTCAGAAAGATCAGGTGTTGTCAATATCGGTCTTGAAGGTTTGATGGTCGTCGGAGCATTTTCCAGTATTATCTTTAACTTATTTTTTGCTGATACGTTTGGAGCCTTGACCCCGTGGCTTGGGCTTCTCGTCGGAATGGCCGTTGGCGGCTTGTTCTCACTGATACATGCAGTTGCGACCATAACCTTCCGAGCTGATCAAACGGTCAGTGGTGTAGCCATTAACATGCTGGCACTTGGCGTTTCATTGTTTGTTGTAAAATTGATTTACGGAAAAGCACAAACTGATAAAATTACAGAGCCTTTCTATAAAGGAGATATTCCCCTTTTAAGTGACATTCCGATCATTGGTGATATTTTCTTTCAAGATGTTTATTATACGTCCATACTCGCTATAGCCCTTGCGGTTGTTGCGTGGTTTGTTTTATTTAAAATGCCGTTTGGACTTCGTCTTCGTGCAGTCGGAGAGCATCCAATGGCAGCTGATACAATGGGAATCAAAGTGTATCGGATGCGTTATATCGCCGTCTTTATTAGTGGACTGTTTGGCGGACTTGGCGGATCTGTTTATGCCTCAACGATCGCGCTTGATTTCTCACATGCCACCATTACTGGACAAGGTTTTATCGCACTAGCTGCGCTTGTATTCGGTAAATGGCATCCGTTTGGCGCAATGGGAGCTGCTTTATTCTTTGGATTTGCTCAAAGTTTAAGCATCATTGGCTCTCTCCTGCCGCTGTTCCAAGATATACCGAACGTGTATATGCTCATAGCACCATATGTGCTCACCATCTTAGCACTTACTGGCTTCATCGGACGTGCCGAAGCACCGAAAGCACTTGGTACACCTTATCTAAAAGGAAAACGATAA
- a CDS encoding ABC transporter permease, with amino-acid sequence MSNRLTNLLIPLIAIVLGLFVGAIIMLASGYSVIEGYSALWNGVFGETYYMGETIRQVTPYILSGLAVAFAFRTGLFNIGVEGQMLIGWVAAVWIGTTVHAPIYIHLPLAIITAAAAGALWGFIPGFLKARFYVHEVIVTIMMNYIALHVTNYLISDVLTDHKDKTEKIDATASLRSGFFEQITDFSRMHNGIFVAIIAAVVMWVIIQKTSKGFELRAVGMNQQASHYAGMNVRRNIIYAMLISGAFAGLAGAMEGLGTFEYASIKGSFTGVGFDGIAVALLGGNTAVGVVLAALLLGGLKVGALNMPLESGVPTEVVDIVIAIIILFVASSYIIRLVIQQMKKKGGK; translated from the coding sequence ATGTCTAATCGCTTAACAAATCTGCTGATTCCGCTTATAGCCATTGTACTTGGTCTTTTTGTTGGGGCCATTATAATGCTGGCAAGCGGTTATAGTGTCATCGAAGGCTATAGCGCTCTTTGGAATGGCGTTTTCGGTGAAACCTATTATATGGGAGAAACCATCAGACAAGTGACACCTTATATTTTATCAGGTCTTGCTGTTGCCTTTGCATTTCGGACAGGCCTGTTTAATATCGGTGTAGAAGGTCAAATGCTCATTGGCTGGGTGGCTGCTGTATGGATCGGAACAACTGTCCATGCACCTATATATATCCATCTGCCGCTTGCAATCATCACCGCAGCTGCTGCAGGTGCTTTATGGGGCTTTATTCCCGGGTTTTTAAAAGCTCGTTTTTATGTGCATGAAGTCATCGTCACCATCATGATGAACTACATTGCCCTTCATGTCACAAACTATTTAATCTCAGATGTCTTAACAGATCACAAAGATAAAACAGAAAAAATCGATGCCACCGCCTCGCTCCGCTCTGGATTTTTTGAGCAGATCACTGATTTCTCCCGGATGCATAACGGTATTTTTGTTGCCATTATTGCTGCGGTCGTGATGTGGGTCATTATTCAAAAAACTTCTAAAGGGTTTGAATTACGGGCTGTTGGAATGAATCAGCAGGCATCACATTATGCTGGCATGAACGTTCGCCGCAATATCATTTATGCGATGCTCATTTCAGGTGCTTTTGCAGGTCTTGCAGGCGCTATGGAAGGTCTTGGTACATTTGAATATGCCTCTATTAAAGGCTCGTTTACAGGCGTAGGTTTTGATGGAATTGCCGTCGCTTTATTAGGTGGAAATACGGCTGTTGGTGTTGTCCTTGCTGCATTATTGCTTGGTGGATTGAAGGTCGGTGCATTAAATATGCCGCTTGAATCAGGCGTACCGACTGAGGTTGTTGATATTGTCATTGCCATCATCATTCTTTTCGTCGCCTCAAGCTATATTATCCGTCTTGTGATTCAACAAATGAAGAAAAAGGGGGGAAAATAA